A genomic window from Xyrauchen texanus isolate HMW12.3.18 chromosome 31, RBS_HiC_50CHRs, whole genome shotgun sequence includes:
- the slc10a7 gene encoding sodium/bile acid cotransporter 7, with protein MGLIARVRKEWFIIGIVLVITCAKLAPSVGVKGGPLRPEFTITYIAVSVIFFNSGLSLKTEELASALMHVKLHFFVQTFTLVYFPIAVWLLLQVLSFTAINEWLLKGLQTVACMPPPVSSAVILTKAVGGNEAAAIFNSAFGSFLGIVVTPLLLLVFLGSSSSVPFSSIFSQLFMTVVVPLIVGQVCRRFLRECLDRRKPPFGTVSSLVLLMIIYTTFCDTFSNPNIELDHLSLLIVVFIIFSIQLSFMALIFFLSTRKTSGFTAADSVAILFCATHKSLTLGIPMLKIVFEGYEHLSLISVPLLIYHPAQILLGSILLPSIKTWMSARQKTLTPI; from the exons ATGGGTCTGATCGCTCGCGTGCGTAAAGAATGGTTCATTATCGGGATAGTGCTCGTGATTACCTGCGCCAAGCTCGCGCCGTCCGTGGGGGTGAAAGGAG GTCCTCTTCGGCCAGAATTTACAATCACCTATATTGCTGTGTCAGTAATTTTCTTTAACAGCGGCTTGTCTTTGAAAACAGAG GAGCTAGCGAGTGCATTAATGCACGTAAAGTTGCATTTCTTCGTCCAAACGTTCACGCTAGTATATTTCCCCATTGCTGTTTGGCTCCTTCTCCAAGTTTTATCTTTTACAGCGATCAACGAATGGCTTCTGAAAGG GTTGCAGACGGTTGCGTGTATGCCTCCTCCGGTCTCCTCTGCTGTCATTCTGACTAAAGCTGTTGGAGGAAATGAG GCTGCAGCCATTTTTAATTCTGCATTTGGGAGCTTTCTG GGAATCGTGGTCACTCCTCTTCTGTTGCTGGTGTTT ctgggCTCGTCGTCCTCCGTTCCATTCTCCTCCATCTTCTCGCAGCTGTTCATGACTGTGGTCGTCCCGCTCATAGTtggacag GTGTGCAGGAGGTTTCTGAGAGAGTGTCTGGACCGTCGGAAGCCTCCGTTCGGGACGGTGAGCAGTTTGGTTCTGCTCATGATCATCTACACCACCTTCTGTGACACCTTCTCCAACCCCAACATagagctggaccacctgagtcTACTAATCGTCGTCTTCATCA tttTTTCCATTCAGTTGAGCTTCATGGCTCTGATATTTTTCTTGTCTACAAG GAAGACCTCTGGTTTCACTGCAGCCGATTCAGTGGCCATCTTGTTTTGTGCCACACATAAATCCCTCACCTTAG gTATCCCTATGCTGAAGATTGTGTTTGAGGGATATGAGCATCTGTCATTGATATCAGTCCCTCTATTGATCTATCATCCTGCTCAGATCCTGCTGGGCAGCATTCTATTGCCCTCCATTAAAACTTGGATGAGTGCGAGACAGAAG ACCCTGACGCCCATATGA